TCCATGCAATTCTGGACGGCGTTCAAGTCCCAGGATTGTTCGTGCTTGATCGTCAGCGTCCAGTACTGCGCATACCCGCCCACCGTGAAATCGGGGCTGGCGGATCCTTGGTTGGCGTAAAATCCGCTCCAGAAGCGGGAGCCGCTGAGAAACACGTCTACGGGCGTCGGCGTCGGCGTGGCATACACAGGCGGCGCCGTTCCGAAGGGGGCCGCGGCGACCTGACCCGAAGCACCCTCTGGCGGCGCGGCCAGCGCGGCGGACACGGTGAGCAGCAGGGCGCTCAGTGCGAGCGCGAACGACAAACGCCTACCCCTCGACAGGCGAAACATCGATTCTCTCCCCCTCTTCGTACGCTGCGCTTGTGCTCGTCTCACGTCTCGACGAGACACGCGCAACACCAAGACTGTGGAACGCTTTCTACAGCGTACCGCCAAAGAGGCAGGCGCGACAATCGCCCAAAGGGGTTAGCCCGAAGCCCTTCTTCAGTGGGTTGGAGGGAACGCGCCCGAATCGACGAGCTTCTTGAAGTAGGTCCAGCTGGTCTCGTTGGGCGACGTGTACGCGGTGGGCGCCGTGAGAAACGTGGGGTGGTTGGCCTGTACCCACTCGTGCATCTCGGGGGGCAGGTCGCTGATGCCGTTCTCGAGCTTCATCCCGTGCGATTGATACACCAGCCGCCCAGGCGCGTCGCCCATCTCCATCCATGGCAGCCAGGGCCCCTGGCGCGTCCACGAGAAGGTGGCCGGGACCGAGGGTGTGGAGCGATCGTCGAGCGCCGCCGAGGGGGTGGTGAACTGAAAGAGCTCGCCCCCCTGGTAGGTGTCGCTGCCCGAGTACTGCGGATACTGGGCTTTCGGCAGCGGCGACGGGTACTTCAAGAACACGTCGAGGTTGAAGAACGTGTTGTCGCCCACGCGGTCGGCGGGCACCAGCGGGGCGTCACCCGGTTCGACATACAGCGCCGAGTTCACCGGGTCGTTGAGCACCGGCAGCACGTGCACTGTCTTGTTCGTCCAGGGGTTGACCCACACATCAAGCATGCGGTGGCTCACCGGATCGCGATACACGGCGGTCTCCCGGCTCAGCAGCAACCAGCCGCCCTCGCCGTC
The window above is part of the Pseudomonadota bacterium genome. Proteins encoded here:
- a CDS encoding DUF1838 domain-containing protein, translated to MRVIASPVSTPPLLPPAQTPLALPPSQEAPPDVVGDARDNLDAFVRVRGSKTGEDTVYYWRGGVYSDVEGQRSRRLFDFEGYNVARTVPDGEGGWLLLSRETAVYRDPVSHRMLDVWVNPWTNKTVHVLPVLNDPVNSALYVEPGDAPLVPADRVGDNTFFNLDVFLKYPSPLPKAQYPQYSGSDTYQGGELFQFTTPSAALDDRSTPSVPATFSWTRQGPWLPWMEMGDAPGRLVYQSHGMKLENGISDLPPEMHEWVQANHPTFLTAPTAYTSPNETSWTYFKKLVDSGAFPPTH